The Bifidobacterium bifidum ATCC 29521 = JCM 1255 = DSM 20456 region AGCCGGTCACCACCATCCTGACCCGCTACGGGGCGGCCACGTTCGAGCTCGCGTTCCTGAGCCTGATCGTCGCTCTGATCGTCGGCATCGGACTGGGCCGTCTCGCCGCCAGGCGCCGCGACCACGCCGCCGATGCGGGCATCCGCGTGTTCGCCATCCTGTGCTATGCGACGCCGGTGTTCTTCCTGGGACTGATGCTCAAGCTCGTCTTCGCGGTGTGGCTCAACGTGCTGCCCCCATCCGGTCGTTCCAGCTTCGCCAGCGACATGCAATTCCAGAGGCTGGTGTCGCCCACGGGCTTCTACATCATCGATGCCTTCCAGCTGGGTGACATGAGCGTGCTGGTCGATGTGCTGCGTCACGCGGTGCTGCCCGCCCTCGCGCTGGGTCTGCTGACCGCAGGCGTGTTCATCCGTCTGGTGCGCACCAACGTCATCTCCACGTACACGTCCGGCTACGTCGAGGCGGCGCGCTCCCGCGGCGTGTCGGAGGGCCGTCTGCTGTCCAAGCACGCCTGGCGACCCGCAATGATCCCGATCATCACGGTCATGGGCATGCAGATCGCGCTGATGCTCGCCGGCGCGGTGCTGACCGAGACCACCTTCGAGTGGAAGGGTCTGGGATTCATGCTGTCCCAGTACCTCAAGCAGCGTGACTTCGTCGCCGTGCAGGGCATCGTGATCCTAATCGCCATCATCGTCGCCGTGGTCAACTTCATCGTTGACGTGATCAGCGCGCTCATCGATCCGAGAGTGAGGTACTGACATGACCGAAAGCACTGCAACCAAAGTCGGCGTGCCCGGCGATAAGCGGCTCGGCGACCTCAAGGTCAACAAGCCGGTGCCATGGTACGGCAAGCTGCCGGTGGTGCGCGACCTGAAGATCGCGGTCGGCTGGCAGAAGGCCATGCTGGTCACGGGCCTTGTCATCACCGGCGTGTTCCTGCTCGTGGCGGTCTTCGCCCCGCTGATTGCGCCTTACGGATACTCGCAGATCAAGGACGCGGACGGCGTGTCGTTCCCGACGCAGGCCGCCCCCTCGTCCAAGCACATCTGGGGCACCACCGTCGGCGGATTCGACGTGTTCAGCCGCACGGTGTGGGGAGCGAGGACCGCGGTCATCGCCATCATCGTCGCCGTGCTGCTGTCGATCTTCGCCGGCGTGCTGCTCGGCCTCATCTCCGGATATTTCGGCGGATGGGTCGACCGCGTGCTGGTCGTGATCGCCGACGCCATCTACTCGTTCCCGTCGCTGCTGCTCGCCATCCTGATGGCCATCATGATCTCCGGCGGCCAGTCCGGCCTGTGGAGCGGCATCCTGGCATCAGGCATCTCCATCACCGTGGTGTACATCCCGCAGTACTTCCGCACCATCCGCGCCGAAGTGGTGCGCATCAAAGGGTCGGCCTACGTCGAGTCGGCGAAGGTCGTGGGCGCCTCCACATGGCGCATCATGACCAAGCACCTGCTGAAGAACTCGACGCGCACGCTGCCCGTCATCCTTACGCTCAACTCGTCCGAGGCGATTCTGACACTCGCCGGACTGGGCTTCCTCGGCTTCGGCATCGAGCCGACGTCCGCGGCCGAATGGGGGTATGACCTGAACCGTTCCGTCGCCGACGTCACCGCCGGCATCTGGTGGACGGCCGTGTTCCCCGGCATCGCCATCGTGCTGATCGTGCTGGGCATCACACTGGTGGGCGAATCGCTCAACGATCTGGCGGATCCGCGTCTTCGTGCCCGCAAGTCCGCCGGCGAGGTCATCGGATCCATCGAAGACACGTCCGTCGACCCCAGTGAGAAGCCGAGCGCCGACAACGAGGTGATCGCGGAGCTCAAATCCGAAGGCAAGCCCCAGGTCAGTGTGGAGAACCCTGCCATCGCGCAGGTGATGGAAAAGGAGACCGACCATGAGTGACTCGACCAACGTCAAGGACACGTCCGGCAATCTAGCCGAAATCGAGAACCTCAGCGTCTCGTTCATGACCGATGCGGGCTCCATCAAGGCCATCGACAAGGTGGATTTCACCATCCCGCGCAAGACCGTGGTCGGCGTGGTCGGCGAATCCGGCTCCGGCAAGTCGGTGACCGCCCGTTCGATCATCAAGCTGCTGCCCGAGACCGCCACCACGTCCGGTGCGATCTACCTGTCGAACCTTGCCGACTCCGAACGCCTTGACGTGCTGAGCCTGTCCGGTGAGGATCTGCGCCGCATGCGCGGCTCCGAAGCGGCCATGGTGTTCCAGGAGCCCAACTCGGTGCTCAACCCGGTGTACACCATCGGCTGGCAGATCGAGGAGGGCCTGCGCGCCCACGGCATGAAAGACAAGAAGGAGCGCCGGGCGAAGGCCATCGACATCCTCAAGAAGGTCGGCATCCCCGAGGCCGAGACCCGCATCGACTACTATCCCCACCAGTTCTCCGGCGGCCAGAAGCAGCGCATCGTCATCGCGATGGCGCTGGTGCTCAACCCCGGGCTGATCCTCGCCGACGAGCCGACCACCGCGCTCGACGTGACCGTGCAGGCCGAAATCCTCGACCTGCTGCGTCTCGCCCGCGACGAGTTCGACGCCTCCGTGCTGATCATCACGCACAACATGGGCGTCATCGCCGACATCGCCGACCAGGTGGTCGTGATGTACCGCGGCCATGTCGTCGAGCAGGGCGATGTGGAAAGCATCTTCTACCATCCCAGCCATCCCTACACCCAGCGCCTGCTGGCTGCGGTGCCGCGCATCGGCCAGAAGCTGGTCGTGCGCGATGTCGACGGCAAGCCGATCGACCGCACGTCGGATTGGCATGACGAGCCACTGGCCGTCGAGGCGAAGGGACTGACGATCACGTACCCCGGGCACCTGATGCAGCCCGACTTCGTGGCCGTAGACGGCATCGACTTCGCGATCCACCGTTCCGAAGTGCTCGGTCTGGTGGGGGAGTCCGGTTCCGGGAAATCCACCACCGGCCGCGCGATAGCCGGCCTGCAGAAAGTGAGCGGAGGCTCGCTCAATGTGCTCGGCGTCGAGATGAACGGCGTCAGGGAGCGTGATTTCAAGCCCAAGCGTGCCGACATCGGATTCGTGTTCCAGGATCCGGGTAGCTCGTTCAACCCGCTGATGACCATCGCGGAGAACGTCGCCGAACCGCTCATCGTGCACCGCAAGTACTCGTCGGTCGCTGACGCGAAGGAGTACGTGGGCGACCTGCTGGAGATGGTGCAGCTGCCGAGGGCGTACATGAGCCGATTCCCGCACGAGCTGTCGGGTGGCCAGCGGCAACGCGCCTCGCTGGCACGCGCGCTGGCGCTCAAGCCGTCGCTGCTGATCGCCGACGAGCCGACGAGCGCGCTCGACGTGTCGGTGCAGGCCAAGGTCCTTGAACTGTTCAAGAAGCTGCAGGTTGAGATCGGATTCGCCTGCCTGTTCATCACCCACGATCTGGCCGTGGTGGACATGCTCGCCGACCGTATCATGGTCATGCACAAGGGACGCATCGTCGAGCACGGCGACGCCGACGACATCATGCAGCGGCCGAGCAACCAGTACACGAAGAAACTGCTCGCCTCGCTGCCGGTTCCCGACCCGCGCGAACAGCAGAAGCACCGCGCCCACCTGCACGAGCTCCTGGCCGCCGAAAACGCGGCCTAGCCGCTAGCCCCAGCAGGATTACCGGTTCCGCCCCGCTGGCGGGAGGACACATATCGACTCCACGCGAACGTCGTATGGGCGGGCGTGGTGCGACTAGTATAGGGAAGGAATTGTCAGTCGGTTTTCGAACGGCACAGGTTTTCGAACAGTACGAAGGAGCGTCACACGATGAGCGAAGTCATCACCGAGAAGGACAAGGAATACGAGGCCCGCGAGGAGGCGAACGCCCCCGGCGCGGATCAGGCGATGAGCGACCGTGTGAACAACCGTTCGCTGCGTCCCAATTCCAGCGCCTTCATTGATTTCATGAAGACCGGTTGGGACGCCAGCGAACCGGAGATCGAGCCGCTCGAATCCTCGAAGTTCACGCCGGCGCGACTCGCCGCACTGGGCAAGGCGTTCCCCGGCGAGCGTCTGGTGATTCCGGCAGGCAGTCCCAAGGTGCGCAACAACGACTGCGATTACATGTTCCGCCCGGACACCACCTTCGCGTACTACACCGGCCTCGGCCAGGATTACGAGGCGGGTGCCGTGCTGGTGCTCAACCCTCTCGACCCGGATTCGCCCGAGGCGAAGGCCGGCAAGACGCATGAGGCCGAGCTGTTCGTCGCCCCGCGCGCCGACACCGCCACGCAGGACTTCTTCATGAACGCCCATTACGGCGAATACTGGGTGGGCCCTCGCGCCGGTCTCAAGGAAATGACCGCGATGACCGGCATCGAGACGCACGACATCGCCCAGCTGGCTGACGCGCTGTCCAAGGACGTCGGGGCCGAGGCCGGTGCGGTGCGCGTGCGCGTGATCAGCGACGCCGACCCGCAGGTCACGTCACTGGTCGAATCGATCCGTGAGGCCAACGGCTATACCGACCCGGACAAGAACAACGCAGCCGACGACAAGCTGCACGAGTTCGCCGCCGAAGCCCGCATGGTCAAGGACGAGTACGAGATCGGAGAGATGCGCAAGGCTGTCCAGGCCACCAAGCACGGCTTCGACCACATCCTTGCGAAGCTTCCCGAAGCGCTCGACAAGCCGCGCTCCGAGCGCATCCTCGAAGGCGCGTTCAACGCGGTGGCCCGCGAGGAGGGCAACGCGCTGGGCTACGATACGATCATCGCCTCCGGCGAGCACGCGCCGATTCTGCACTGGATGCGCAACACGGGCGTCGTGCGCAAGGGCGACATGCTGCTCATCGATGCCGGTGTGGAGGTCAACAGCCTGTACACGGCCGACATCACCCGCACGTTCCCGACCAACGGCAAGTTCACCGATTTCCAGCGCCGGCTCTACCAGGCGGTGCTGGACTCCCAGCAGGCCGGCTTCGAGGCCGCCAAGCCGGGCGCCACGTACTCCGACATCCATCACGCCTGCATGCGCGTGATCGTGCAGCGCCTGCACGACTGGGGGCTGCTGCCGGTGGACGTCGAGGAATCGCTGTCGCCCGAAGGCCAGCAGCACCGCAGGTGGCTCGCCTGCGGCGTGGCGCACCACCTCGGGCTTGACGTGCACGATTGCGCACAGGCTCGCTACGAGTCGTACCAAGGCGCGAAGATCGAACCCGGCATGATCTTCACCATCGAGCCCGGCCTGTACTTCCGCGAGGACGACCTGCTGATTCCGCCGGAATACCGCGGTATCGGCATCCGCATCGAGGACGACGTGCTGATGACCGAGAACGGCCCCGAATGGATTTCCGCAGGCATCCCGAAGCAGCCCGACGACGTCGAGCAGTGGATGGCCGACATGGCCGCAGGCTCCAAGGCCTGATTGTTCCGATACGATGCCGCCCCTTTCAACGGGGCGGCATCGTCGGTTGTACGCAATATAAGGAGGAATGCCCATGCCAACACCCGAATTCGTATTGGAGTTGCGCAAGAAGATCGGCCATGACCTGTTGTGGCTCAACGGGGTCACCGGCTGCGTGCTGGACGACCGGGGCCGCCTGCTGCTGGGCCGTCGCTCCGACACCGGCGAGTGGGCCATGGTCTATGGCATCAACGAGCCCGGTGAGCAGCCGGCGGATACGGTGGTGCGCGAGATCAAGGAGGAGACCGGCATCGACGCGGTCGTCACAGACCTGGTCGCCGTCACGTCGTCGTCACGCGTGATCACCTATGCGAACGGCGACAACACGATGTACATGGACCACTCGTTCCTGTGCGCTCTCAAGCCCGGCGGCAATGCCGAGCCGTATGTGGGGGACGAGGAAAGCCTGAACGTGGGCTGGTTCGAACTGGATGATCTGCCCGAGCCCCTGGCCGCCAGCACTGTGGAGCGGCTGAAGCTGTTCCGGCGCTATCTCGACAACAAGCGCCGGGGCGACGCCCACGCGCTGTTCGTCGCCGACGGGGTGCAGCGCTAGCGGCGGGTCTGTTTGCGTTTCTAAGTGCGCGCCGAAACGACAAGTGCGCGAACATAGGGACGCAAACCAGGCCATTTGCGTCTCTAAGTGCGCACGGTTGTCGTTTCGGCGCGCACTTAAGGACGCAAACGAGCGCTACACGGTCGTCATAGGGGTTGACCGGTGTGACGTGCCATCCGTCTCACTCGTCTTCCATGTCGGCGAGCTCATGCGCCGGGCAGGCAAGCGCAAGCACGGCCGTGGTCGCTATGAACGCGACGCCACTGAGGATGATTGCCCGCATGATCCATCTCCTATCGCGTGGTCTTCTCATCGGAGAGCCGAACCTTTCCTTATCAAGTACAGCACCATATAAGAGCTCGT contains the following coding sequences:
- a CDS encoding ABC transporter permease, with amino-acid sequence MTESTATKVGVPGDKRLGDLKVNKPVPWYGKLPVVRDLKIAVGWQKAMLVTGLVITGVFLLVAVFAPLIAPYGYSQIKDADGVSFPTQAAPSSKHIWGTTVGGFDVFSRTVWGARTAVIAIIVAVLLSIFAGVLLGLISGYFGGWVDRVLVVIADAIYSFPSLLLAILMAIMISGGQSGLWSGILASGISITVVYIPQYFRTIRAEVVRIKGSAYVESAKVVGASTWRIMTKHLLKNSTRTLPVILTLNSSEAILTLAGLGFLGFGIEPTSAAEWGYDLNRSVADVTAGIWWTAVFPGIAIVLIVLGITLVGESLNDLADPRLRARKSAGEVIGSIEDTSVDPSEKPSADNEVIAELKSEGKPQVSVENPAIAQVMEKETDHE
- a CDS encoding NUDIX hydrolase, with the protein product MPTPEFVLELRKKIGHDLLWLNGVTGCVLDDRGRLLLGRRSDTGEWAMVYGINEPGEQPADTVVREIKEETGIDAVVTDLVAVTSSSRVITYANGDNTMYMDHSFLCALKPGGNAEPYVGDEESLNVGWFELDDLPEPLAASTVERLKLFRRYLDNKRRGDAHALFVADGVQR
- a CDS encoding dipeptide ABC transporter ATP-binding protein produces the protein MSDSTNVKDTSGNLAEIENLSVSFMTDAGSIKAIDKVDFTIPRKTVVGVVGESGSGKSVTARSIIKLLPETATTSGAIYLSNLADSERLDVLSLSGEDLRRMRGSEAAMVFQEPNSVLNPVYTIGWQIEEGLRAHGMKDKKERRAKAIDILKKVGIPEAETRIDYYPHQFSGGQKQRIVIAMALVLNPGLILADEPTTALDVTVQAEILDLLRLARDEFDASVLIITHNMGVIADIADQVVVMYRGHVVEQGDVESIFYHPSHPYTQRLLAAVPRIGQKLVVRDVDGKPIDRTSDWHDEPLAVEAKGLTITYPGHLMQPDFVAVDGIDFAIHRSEVLGLVGESGSGKSTTGRAIAGLQKVSGGSLNVLGVEMNGVRERDFKPKRADIGFVFQDPGSSFNPLMTIAENVAEPLIVHRKYSSVADAKEYVGDLLEMVQLPRAYMSRFPHELSGGQRQRASLARALALKPSLLIADEPTSALDVSVQAKVLELFKKLQVEIGFACLFITHDLAVVDMLADRIMVMHKGRIVEHGDADDIMQRPSNQYTKKLLASLPVPDPREQQKHRAHLHELLAAENAA
- a CDS encoding aminopeptidase P family protein, with product MSEVITEKDKEYEAREEANAPGADQAMSDRVNNRSLRPNSSAFIDFMKTGWDASEPEIEPLESSKFTPARLAALGKAFPGERLVIPAGSPKVRNNDCDYMFRPDTTFAYYTGLGQDYEAGAVLVLNPLDPDSPEAKAGKTHEAELFVAPRADTATQDFFMNAHYGEYWVGPRAGLKEMTAMTGIETHDIAQLADALSKDVGAEAGAVRVRVISDADPQVTSLVESIREANGYTDPDKNNAADDKLHEFAAEARMVKDEYEIGEMRKAVQATKHGFDHILAKLPEALDKPRSERILEGAFNAVAREEGNALGYDTIIASGEHAPILHWMRNTGVVRKGDMLLIDAGVEVNSLYTADITRTFPTNGKFTDFQRRLYQAVLDSQQAGFEAAKPGATYSDIHHACMRVIVQRLHDWGLLPVDVEESLSPEGQQHRRWLACGVAHHLGLDVHDCAQARYESYQGAKIEPGMIFTIEPGLYFREDDLLIPPEYRGIGIRIEDDVLMTENGPEWISAGIPKQPDDVEQWMADMAAGSKA
- a CDS encoding ABC transporter permease, with the protein product MSESATASAPAKTQPKAKKNRLSSGFFRFVLTRFLLIIPTVFILVTIVFFVMRATGDPISAAMGGRLTPEELQRRIHAAGYDRPLVVQYLDYLGGLLRGDLGTTLTDNQPVTTILTRYGAATFELAFLSLIVALIVGIGLGRLAARRRDHAADAGIRVFAILCYATPVFFLGLMLKLVFAVWLNVLPPSGRSSFASDMQFQRLVSPTGFYIIDAFQLGDMSVLVDVLRHAVLPALALGLLTAGVFIRLVRTNVISTYTSGYVEAARSRGVSEGRLLSKHAWRPAMIPIITVMGMQIALMLAGAVLTETTFEWKGLGFMLSQYLKQRDFVAVQGIVILIAIIVAVVNFIVDVISALIDPRVRY